In Plasmodium falciparum 3D7 genome assembly, chromosome: 6, the following proteins share a genomic window:
- a CDS encoding nucleolar GTP-binding protein 1, putative: MKESNLYRFKDIKPVVSAKELVDVVLSKTQRKTPTEIHKGFKITRIRNFYMRKVKICQELFREKLQNIINDFPKLDDIHPFYSDLANILYDRDHYKLSLGQCSYVSKSLIRICHDYIKLLKFSSSLYKCKMLKISALGRMCKLVKKLQPSLLYLEEVRQNLSRLPSINPHKKTIILSGAPNVGKSSFMNIVSRANVDVQSYSFTTKNLYVGHFDHKLNKYQIIDTPGLLDRAFENRNTIEMTTITALAHINGVILFIIDISEQCGLTIKEQINLFYSIKSVFSNKSIVIGFNKIDKCNMDSLSIDNKLLIKQILDNVKNPIKFSSFSTLTGVGVEQAKITACELLKNDQAESILLDQEQLLNTKLGETKNHLNRTPFIPESVIRERKLRQEKAQSTNNMFDSTNADSITSPCDPTNATEGDPNKQYTMRELKLKKKNKSRQSYLSNRTDDKVLQIDLQNENGGAGVYSVDIRNNYDIKEEYKYDVIPEIYNGKNISDFIDMDIEKKLLELEKEEEELYDKDANIDPLWFKTQKILEKMKLRLKSVRLDAKLKDQNVQIYNKRKKNIEEIEKKLLDLKLDKEKVIKSMTEKARNKNKQPVVKKQKVKKDISKKKQIKDNIYNDENKLSKIFLSTSTELQRKKAYKLNKMAYKKITKGTKGEADRSIPSLKPRHLFSGKRSIGKTSRR, from the coding sequence ATGAAAGAAAGCAATCTGTACCGCTTCAAAGATATAAAGCCTGTAGTTAGTGCTAAGGAACTTGTGGATGTGGTATTATCAAAAACACAAAGGAAAACGCCCACAGAAATTCATAAAGGATTTAAGATAACAAGGATTAGGAATTTTTATATGAGGAAAGTTAAAATATGTCAAGAATTATTTCGagaaaaattacaaaatataataaatgatttcCCTAAATTAGATGATATCCATCCGTTTTATTCGGATTTagcaaatatattatatgacaGAGATCATTATAAATTGTCATTAGGGCAATGTAGTTATGTTAGCAAATCATTAATAAGAATATGtcatgattatataaaacttttaaaatttagttcatctttatataaatgtaaaatgttaaaaataagTGCACTAGGTAGAATGTGTAAATTAGTTAAGAAATTACAACCtagtttattatatttagaaGAGGTTCGACAAAATTTATCAAGATTACCTTCTATTAATCCtcataaaaaaacaattatattATCAGGAGCACCAAATGTAGGTAAATCATCTTTTATGAATATTGTATCAAGAGCCAATGTAGATGTTCAATCCTATTCTTTTActacaaaaaatttatatgtagGACATTTTGATCATAAATTAAACAAATATCAAATTATAGATACTCCAGGTTTATTAGATAGAGCATTCGAAAACAGAAACACTATTGAGATGACTACTATTACAGCACTTGCTCATATTAACGGAGTTATACTCTTTATTATAGATATAAGCGAACAATGTGGATTAACCATAAAAGAGcaaattaatttattctaTTCTATTAAATCAGTCTTTTCCAATAAATCTATTGTTATCGGATTTAATAAAATCGACAAATGCAATATGGACAGCTTATCTattgataataaattattaataaaacaaattctTGATAATGTGAAAAATCCTATTAAATTCTCTTCATTTAGTACACTTACAGGAGTTGGAGTAGAACAAGCCAAAATAACTGCATGTGAGTTGCTAAAAAATGATCAAGCTGAATCTATCCTATTGGATCAAGAACAATTGCTAAACACCAAATTGGGTGAAACAAAAAACCACCTGAACAGAACCCCATTTATACCTGAATCGGTCATACGAGAAAGGAAATTACGCCAAGAAAAAGCTCAATCCACAAACAACATGTTCGATTCAACAAACGCAGATAGTATTACGTCCCCATGTGATCCAACGAATGCCACGGAAGGGGATCCCAATAAACAATATACCATGAgagaattaaaattaaaaaagaaaaataaaagccGACAAAGTTATTTAAGTAACAGAACAGATGATAAAGTATTACAAATTGATCttcaaaatgaaaatggaGGAGCAGGTGTATACTCTGTAGATATTAGAAATAACTATGATATtaaagaagaatataaatatgatgtaATACCAGAAATATATAACGGAAAAAATATTAGTGATTTTATAGATATggatatagaaaaaaaattattagaattagaaaaagaagaagaagaattatATGATAAGGATGCTAATATCGATCCTTTATGGTTTAAGACACAAAAAATTctagaaaaaatgaaattaagaTTAAAGAGTGTTAGATTAGATGCAAAATTAAAAGATCAAAAtgttcaaatatataataagagaaaaaaaaatattgaagaaATAGAAAAGAAATTACTAGACCTGAAAttagataaagaaaaagttaTTAAAAGTATGACTGAAAAAGCaagaaacaaaaataaacaacCAGTagttaaaaaacaaaaagttaaaaaagatatatcgaagaaaaaacaaattaaagataatatatataatgatgaaaataaattatccaaaatatttttaagtaCATCAACAGAATTACAAAGAAAGAAagcatataaattaaataaaatggcttataaaaaaattaccaAAGGTACCAAAGGAGAGGCAGACAGATCAATACCGTCCTTAAAGCCACGTCACTTATTTTCAGGAAAGCGTTCCATAGGAAAAACATCCCGtcgttaa
- a CDS encoding rhoptry protein ROP14, with protein MDKNDVKEETKILLNDKDIDKNKKVGKIRYCINNFFKTLFQKNVQYDTFFYKNKSLENTFWSSQIIYTRILLISCLFSFIVSWNQNVALIGENGLTPAKNYVDKMFDELQNESIWVKFQNFHSLFWFIPASDFNINLLAIIGIVLSCFSLLFNYTNLVTLVPIYIILQSIYSIGNIWFNYVYEIEILELLFLCFFLVPFCGNHLKKRFSPTCLIKYICRCFVFKVLIGTSLIRFKNSDLWGKLLGKYYLYETQPLPTSISYLFHSCITLSKLDNIFCILTECVFSFLILFPIRSFRLVGGSLIFIYCILNFITGNSYLFYFLLIAPLMFCFDDKILLRLFFFKWKRYEIINIVKEKLANKNKSKRYFKSFDIFYFTGFNSDDLIKIYDNYFNIKYQKAYLGKSPKKNNTLNKYNEQSSYDDNYEQEDEEHYYYDDEEDNEYDEDNYDISYNNSLNYQITKEQIHNNQSPQKQKEQQQQYRALIPKSSSKEINLFYKKQNILKSIKNDLYNTFYWLFSQKGLQYIIKNYNVSVEIFIHIICSLLIIIFNSIVTISIYPITSILFYIYIVLFLSYVIFLFGYTKNIFSRIISQLSLLLVILLIYSNQIFLHGFVNIYYNSLFFIHLLTLCILSMFYLNNKRFIFKFTTQYFYFILFIYFAYFFLQNILSPNQIMNAQYGSFEIMNIYGSFGKIKKNRKEILIEGTQSEKIDDNTTWHTYEFYCKPDNIYKNMCTQFRLLYNFIPVLYIDRLDWQFNTLSDKEDETILQNEWFKNFLIKLSNNDKNILSLLYKNPFQNIKNINNKNTIFLRISNATYKFAKNGQKNWWDVVSSKVIVNPHQVSKLPEQVRLNLYNMHEQIEQAKRIKLNNIGNKDLYDENMLNYKKKYNMRKYKIMDTNMDDIERTKETKNDIIINDKIIGIDFKYDNVDNDFESTYKEESYPNLRKIKKEKHNEAKERHEQNFNKQYERVKKILEDHKKILEDENEIINKEKKKLQNQKDLLNKEKQKLQEEKKKLVYQKKMQEHNMLEQDQKIQEEKKKLLYQKKMQEHNMLEQDQKIQEEKKKLLYQKKMQEHNMLEQDKKIQEEKFMEKKQKLTEQFLEQKQKEDEQILERNKIEKQNIMNKLKKLEEEKNQFEKKKLFLEQKKIQEQKAIDHEKKYLQQQQNKLLQIKKEIQHQKEEQQHKVDEQLNQKLKNEFMLQNEDTINKKKIYYPIHNNNTNVNNNSDMYDMNKYNTKELNEKINNEIESELENNVEPFPHQIIYNNGKHEQVKYENKYLKDHLNDHLNKHFKNNNHNKLKGSYNKTTQQNYSNDDDISYLGQKHQINNKFEKIENKINNEQSNNKLQKFTVDEKIKNELDNAIKNSYSKYNLLNNYTNKINKLGLLNVYNNPNNVSNINTLKYKPYDKYHNESYITDTVNENIE; from the exons atggataaaaatgatgtaaAAGAAGAAACAAAAATTTTACTAAACGATAAAGATAtagataaaaacaaaaaagttGGTAAAATTAGATATtgcataaataatttttttaaaacgttATTCCAAAAAAATGTACAATATGATactttcttttataaaaacaagtCCTTAGAAAATACCTTCTGGTCTTCTCAAata ATTTATACTAGAATACTGTTGATATCATgccttttttcatttatcgTATCATGGAATCAA AATGTGGCACTCATTGGAGAAAATGGTCTTACTCCTGCAAAAAATTATGTTGATAAAATGTTCGATGAACTTCAAAATGAAAGTATATGGGTTAAATTTCAAAATTTTCATTCCCTTTTTTGGTTTATACCAGCTAGcgattttaatattaatctGCTAGCCATTATAg GTATTGTACTTAGTTGTTTCAGTCTTCTCTTCAATTACACAAACCTAGTTACCCTTGTacccatatatattatcctgCAGTCCATATATAGCATAGGGAATATATGGtttaattatgtatatgaaATTGAAATACTTGAATTATTGTTCTTGTGTTTTTTCCTAGTACCTTTTTGTGGAaatcatttaaaaaagagGTTTTCCCCAACATgcttaataaaatatatttgtagaTGTTTTGTATTTAAAGTTCTTATAGGTACAAGTTTAATACGATTTAAGAATAGTGATTTATGGGGGAAATTATtaggaaaatattatttatatgaaaccCAGCCATTACCAACAAgtatttcttatttatttcattcatGTATAACATTAAGCAAAttggataatatattttgtatattaacAGAATGTGTGTTTTCTTTTCTCATACTTTTTCCTATTAGATCATTTAGATTAGTTGGAGGttctcttatttttatttattgtattttaaattttattactGGGAATTCGTacttattttactttttgcTTATAGCTCCATTGATGTTTTGTTTTGATGATAAGATATTATTAagattgtttttttttaaatggaaAAGATATGAAATCATAAATATAGTAAAAGAGAAATTggctaataaaaataaaagtaaacgatattttaaaagtttcgatattttttactttacTGGTTTCAATTCTGatgatttaattaaaatctacgataattattttaatataaaatatcaaaaaGCATATCTAGGGAAATCccccaaaaaaaataatacattaaataaatataatgaacaaTCTTcgtatgatgataattatgaacaagaagatgaagaacattattattatgatgatgaagaggATAATGAATATGACGaagataattatgatattaGTTATAACAACTCATTAAATTATCAAATTACAAAAGAacaaatacataataatcaGTCACCACAAAAACAGAAggaacaacaacaacaatatcGAGCGTTAATACCTAAATCATCTtctaaagaaataaatttattttataaaaaacaaaacattttgaaaagtataaaaaatgatttatataatacattttattgGTTATTTTCACAAAAAGgattacaatatattataaagaacTATAATGTTTCTGtagaaatatttatacatattatttgttctttattaattataatatttaatagtaTTGTAACAATATCTATATATCCTATTacttctatattattttatatatatattgtacttTTCCTGTcctatgttatatttttatttggttatacaaaaaatatattttcacgTATCATAAGTcaattatctttattattagtaattttattaatttactCTAATCAGATATTTCTACATGgatttgttaatatatattataatagttTATTCTTTATACATTTGTTAACATTGTGTATTCTTTCgatgttttatttaaataataaaagattcATCTTTAAATTTACTACAcaatatttctattttattcTCTTTATCTATTTTGCGTATTTCTTCctacaaaatattttatcacCTAATCAGATTATGAATGCTCAGTATGGGTCTTTCgaaattatgaatatatatggatCCTttgggaaaataaaaaaaaacagaaaagAAATTCTTATTGAAGGAACACAATCAGAAAAGATTGATGATAATACTACATGGCACACATATGAATTTTATTGTAAACcagataatatttataaaaatatgtgtaCACAATTTAGActtctatataattttattccaGTACTTTATATTGATAGATTGGATTGGCAATTTAATACACTCAGTGATAAAGAAGATGAAACCATTTTACAAAATGAATGGTTCAAAAATTTTCTTATCAAACTatcaaataatgataaaaatattctttccttattatataaaaacccttttcaaaatattaaaaatatcaataataaaaatacaatattCCTAAGAATCTCTAATGCTACTTATAAATTCGCAAAAAATGGACAAAAAAATTGGTGGGATGTTGTTTCATCAAAAGTTATTGTAAATCCACACCAAGTCTCAAAATTACCTGAACAAGTCAGGctaaatttatataacatgCATGAACAGATAGAACAAGCGAAAAGAATAAAACTGAATAATATAGGAAATAAAGatttatatgatgaaaatatgttaaactataaaaaaaaatataacatgagaaaatataaaattatggaTACAAATATGGATGATATCGAACGAacaaaagaaacaaaaaatgatattattataaatgataaGATTATTGGAATTGACTTCAAATATGATAATGTAGATAATGATTTTGAATCAACTTATAAAGAAGAGTCATACCCTAATTTGAGaaagataaaaaaggaaaaacatAATGAAGCAAAGGAAAGACATGaacaaaattttaataaacaatatgaaagagtaaagaaaatattagaagatcataaaaagatattagaagatgaaaatgaaataattaacaaggaaaaaaaaaaattacaaaaccaaaaagatttattaaataaagaaaaacaaaaattacaagaagaaaaaaaaaaattagtctatcaaaaaaaaatgcaaGAACATAATATGTTGGAACAAGATCAAAAAAtacaagaagaaaaaaaaaaattactttatcaaaaaaaaatgcaaGAACATAATATGTTAGAACAAGATCAAAAAAtacaagaagaaaaaaaaaaattactttatcaaaaaaaaatgcaaGAACATAATATGTTGGAACAAGATAAGAAAATAcaagaagaaaaatttatggaaaagaaacaaaaactAACGGAACAATTTTTagaacaaaaacaaaaagaagatGAACAAATTttagaaagaaataaaatagaaaaacaaaatattatgaacaaacttaaaaaattagaagaagaaaaaaatcaatttgaaaaaaaaaaattatttcttgaacaaaaaaaaatacaagaaCAAAAAGCAATTGATcacgaaaaaaaatatttacaacaacaacaaaacaaattattacaaattaaaaaagaaattcaaCATCAAAAAGAAGAACAACAACATAAAGTAGATGAACAATTAAATCAAAAACTAAAAAATGAGTTCATGTTACAAAATGAAGatactataaataaaaaaaaaatatattatcctattcataataataataccaatgttaataataatagcgATATGTATGATATGAATAAGTATAATACAAAAGAACTCaacgaaaaaataaataacgaAATCGAAAGTGAGTTGGAAAATAATGTTGAACCATTTCCAcatcaaattatatataacaacgGAAAACATGAACAagtaaaatatgaaaataaatatttgaaaGATCATTTGAATGATCATTTaaataaacattttaaaaacaataatcataataaattaaaaggatcatataataaaactacTCAACAAAATTATTCTAATGACGACGACATATCTTATTTAGGGCAAAAGcatcaaataaataacaaattcgagaaaatagaaaataaaataaataatgaacaatctaataataaattacaaaaatttACAGtagatgaaaaaataaaaaatgaattagaTAATGCCATTAAAAATTCTTAttctaaatataatttattaaataattatacaaataaaataaataaattaggATTGTTAAACGTATATAACAATCCAAACAACGTTtctaatattaatacattaaaatataaaccatatgataaatatcaTAATGAAAGCTATATAACAGATACAGTTAACGAAAAtattgaataa
- a CDS encoding 50S ribosomal protein L18, apicoplast, putative: MYISFILFSIIFIFLGVIENFIINKRVLYKPNFLLYSEKKNKKKSTPEQVTTRVNKDLKEKKRKRPRSKILECLLKEKVEKVEKVEKNSDENQCSNVDKEIREGKRVPRLRVRNTNNHIYASIIDDYKKYVLCSTCSRDATLSKILGTYRRKATNRVINNGRTIKSAWEIGKIIGKKALSKGIFKVRFDRARHPYAGKVEALAEGARAVGLLL; encoded by the exons atgtacatatctttcatattattttcaataatttttatttttcttggTGTAATAGAAAATTTCATAATTAACAAGAGGGTTTTGTATAAGccgaattttttattatactctgaaaaaaaaaacaaaaagaaaagtaCGCCTGAACAAGTAACAACTAGAGTTAATAAAGACCTTAAggagaagaaaagaaaaagaccCAGAAgt AAAATTTTGGAATGTTTATTAAAAGAGAAAGTTGAAAAAGTTGAGAAGGTTGAAAAAAATTCAGATGAGAACCAATGTTCAAATGTCGATAAAGAAATAAGAGAAGGAAAAAGAGTTCCAAGACTTCGAGTGagaaatacaaataatcatatatatgctTCAATAATtgatgattataaaaaatatgtattatgttCAACATGCTCGAGAGATGCTACACTTTCTAAAATATTAGGAACATACAGAAGAAAAGCAACAAACCGTGTTATAAACAATGGGCGAACTATTAAATCGGCATGGGAAATCGGTAAAATCATAGGGAAAAAGGCTTTAAGTAAAGGAATATTTAAAGTACGCTTCGATCGAGCTAGACATCCATATGCTGGAAAAGTGGAGGCTCTAGCTGAAGGAGCAAGAGCAGTaggtttattattataa
- a CDS encoding AP-3 complex subunit beta, putative, whose product MDSLKFNIKVPLLEKAASNMKDIISHIKLNDGIYFDKNKYDENDIIMNLECTNIYKKIETMKHILIAHILKIDVSNLFFDVLKNISINNLTLKKLIYNYLILYAEGNEELTILTINSFKNDLNNNNYQIRASALKAMASIKSIDMINILMNSLKKLSKDKSPYVRKSCADVIPSIYNIDKDQFMFLRKILLDLINDQDVVVLSSAIMSFNSLCIYNNTHRNNNYDNNNNINNCDFTLQDFNNFKPNIYKYVNSNDFNYLDKNNSDSYDFLYFSSYEHFCKINCIENERCKMIEQKDGMLEVKEPERQKEETDDNNIGRGDNNNGCDDNNIGCDDNNIGRGDNNIGRGDNNIGRGDNNNGCDDNNIGRGDNNNGCDDNNIGRGDNNNGCDDNNIGRGYNNIECDVNNNNLGNNNNNNVRVSDIHINENNIDKKKNEDAPNIFMKHNFLEHPKECSNYKENNEMYNSLLCLHPYYYKLCSYLLIIHPYHQTYLIDLLLRYCKMFYKDPLSNKKINLKKKTKKENKLICFNRSFINNESCYLYNIDEDDFSSYEVDIEIFIDKLLLLLSSNSCSVVLMCISSLYHLTKFFYKEYIIDSIINTLFRCTMEKNEDMYEIFLKSVKHIIIYLKDDFVKYISFFYIKPQDTNIIKSIKIDLLYILKNDYNKIIILDEFLYILYIPGNTEDIIKKLFSYITSIALTNSLCLSKAMQHIIIMLNSNIKLYSYQSILSLRKLLKQSHKNQIVKILFFLCKILLSIHLEEVKISILWTLTKYQKYIDPLLLYDISRILLKSFHTSTKVIKIHIIHFVFKIWIYQYASIMLLSNENINNQTNDAIHSNNNNNNNNNNNNNNNNNINNNNNNINNNNNNINNNNNNINNNNNNINNNNNNINNNNNNINNNNNNINNNNNNNVNISLNKKTDFNQGKDQIKIYTETSQDTYCEGNKIYQVKKYPLQDDNIIKDEHIIDQIDNEHENNKMNPNNKKNNNNNDNNDSNNNYDYINEHTLTNSFYTNDEFHKNNISILKKHFENYEKLCKQTFMIALKDHNFNVQDTSKTYMNIFLRLKELSAQKNISLNILQRNFFNEHVDIYSIPLYFLKDFFRNDDNIVSSKAFPENENNCSMKVDAHEKKTSDDRIKVEDNTIKTSYDKTNTCNDKINEKYNSNTSPCEENTSNDFNYTQNPFLFQLNTVSNILNKKISSYVELPDFAHDDLPKIEHINKNEKKENITSISSKDIPRNNPYNKLINERVFTNIDDFYKEQNFHTSHQTNKNSSGKSILFNKGTKIQGEDEESEDENEHTNGHQNKHQNKHQNKHQNKHQTFCNNSNNQSTTINNTSHFKHEQIIDEQIIDEQMDDIEKFFFSDTD is encoded by the coding sequence atGGACTCCTTAAAGTTTAATATTAAAGTTCCCTTGCTTGAGAAAGCAGCCTCAAATATGAAAGACATAATATCTCACATAAAATTGAACGATGGTATTTATTtcgataaaaataaatatgatgagaacgatataattatgaatttAGAATGTACGAATATCTATAAAAAGATTGAAACGATGAAACATATTCTTATAgctcatatattaaaaatagatGTAtccaatttattttttgatgtattaaaaaatatatcaataaataatttaacgcttaaaaaattaatatataattatttaatactaTATGCAGAAGGAAATGAAGAGTTAacaatattaacaataaattcttttaaaaacgatttaaataataataattaccaAATAAGAGCTTCAGCATTAAAAGCTATGGCATCTATAAAATCTATagatatgataaatatattaatgaattctttaaaaaaattatcgaAAGATAAATCACCATATGTTAGAAAATCATGTGCAGATGTTATAccatctatatataatatagataaagatcaatttatgtttttaagaaaaatacTTTTAGATTTAATAAATGATCAAGATGTTGTAGTACTCTCCTCAGCAATCATGTCATTTAATTcgttatgtatatataataatacacatcgtaacaataattatgataataataataatataaataattgtgATTTCACTTTACAAGactttaataattttaaaccaaatatttacaaatatgTAAATTCGAATGACTTCAATTAtctagataaaaataattcggACTCTTatgattttctttatttctcatcatatgaacatttttgtaaaattaaCTGTATAGAAAATGAAAGGTGTAAGATGATTGAACAAAAAGATGGCATGTTAGAAGTAAAGGAACCCGAACGACAAAAGGAAGAAAcggatgataataatattggtCGTGgcgataataataatggatgtgatgataataatattggatgtgatgataataatattggtCGTGGcgataataatattggtCGTGGcgataataatattggtCGTGgcgataataataatggatgtgatgataataatattggtCGTGgcgataataataatggatgtgatgataataatattggtCGTGgcgataataataatggatgtgatgataataatattggtCGTGGCTATAATAATATCGAATgtgatgttaataataataatcttggaaataataataataataatgttagaGTTAGCGATATCCATATTAATGAGAACAATattgacaaaaaaaaaaatgaggatgcgcctaatatatttatgaagcACAATTTTTTAGAACATCCAAAAGAGTGTtcaaattataaagaaaataatgaaatgtacaattcattattatgcttacatccatattattacaagttatgttcttatttattaattattcatCCTTATCATCAAACATATCTTATCGATCTTTTATTACGATATTGTAAAATGTTTTACAAAGATCCTCttagtaataaaaaaattaatttaaaaaagaaaacgaaaaaggaaaataagtTGATATGTTTTAATCGtagttttataaataatgaaagttGTTATCTTTACAATATTGATGAAGAtgatttttcttcatatgaAGTAGACATagaaatatttatagataaattattactattattatcatccaaTAGTTGTAGTGTTGTTTTGATGtgtatttcttctttataccatttaacaaaatttttttataaagaatatataatagattCTATAATAAATACGTTATTTAGATGTACTATGGAAAAGAATGAAGATAtgtatgaaatatttttaaaaagtgtaaaacatattatcatatatttaaaagatgattttgtaaaatacatatcttttttttatatcaaacCTCAAGAtactaatattataaaatctataaaaatagatctattatatatattaaaaaatgattataataaaattattatattagatgaatttttatatattttatatattcctgGTAATACTgaagatattattaaaaaattgttCTCATATATAACATCTATAGCTTTAACAAATTCTTTATGTTTATCAAAGGCTATgcaacatattattattatgttaaaTTCAAATAtcaaattatattcatatcaaTCCATATTATCTTtaagaaaattattaaagCAAAGTCATAAAAATCAAATTGTCaaaatccttttttttttatgtaaaatattattatctattcACCTAGAAGAAGTGAAAATATCAATCCTTTGGACCTTAACgaaatatcaaaaatatattgatcctttattattatatgatatctcgcgcattttattaaaatcttTTCATACATCTACCaaagttataaaaatacatataattcattttgttttcaAAATATGGATATATCAATATGCTTCTATAATGCTACtatcaaatgaaaatatCAACAACCAAACGAACGATGCTAttcatagtaataataataataacaataataataataataataacaataataataataatattaacaataataataataatattaacaataataataataatattaacaataataataataatattaacaataataataataatattaacaataataataataatattaacaataataataataatattaacaataataataataatattaacaataataataataataatgttaatattagtttaaataaaaaaacagaCTTCAACCAAGGTAAAGATCAAATTAAAATCTACACAGAAACTTCACAAGATACATATTGCGaaggaaataaaatttatcaaGTGAAAAAATATCCATTACAAGATGATAATATCATAAAAGATGAACATATAATAGATCAAATAGATAATGAGCacgaaaataataaaatgaatcctaacaataaaaagaacaacaataataatgataataatgatagtaataataattatgattatattaatgAACATACATTAACCAACTCATTTTATACAAACGACGAATTTcataaaaacaatatttctatattaaaaaagcaTTTTGAAAATTACGAAAAATTATGTAAACAAACTTTTATGATAGCATTGAAAGATCATAATTTTAATGTTCAAGATACCAGTAAAACGTATATGAATATCTTCTTAAGATTAAAAGAATTAAGtgcacaaaaaaatatttctttaaatatattacaacgaaatttttttaatgaacaTGTAGATATTTATTCCATTcctttgtattttttaaaagattttTTTAGAAATGATGACAATATCGTTTCTTCAAAAGCCTTTccagaaaatgaaaataattgcAGCATGAAGGTGGATGctcatgaaaaaaaaacaagtgATGATAGGATAAAAGTTGAGGATAATACCATAAAAACAAGTTATGATAAAACAAATACAtgtaatgataaaataaatgaaaaatataattcaaaCACTTCACCATGTGAAGAAAATACTTCAAATGATTTTAACTATACCCAAAatccatttttatttcaaCTAAACACTGtatctaatatattaaataaaaaaatttcatcATATGTGGAATTACCTGATTTTGCACACGATGACCTACCAAAAATtgaacatattaataaaaatgaaaaaaaagaaaatattactaGCATTTCTTCAAAAGATATACCAAGAAATAatccatataataaattgatCAATGAACGTGTTTTTACTAATATAGATGATTTCTATAAAGAACAAAATTTTCATACATCTCatcaaacaaataaaaactCTTCAGGAAAATCTATCCTCTTTAATAAAGGCACAAAAATTCAAGGTGAAGACGAAGAATCTGAGGATGAAAATGAACATACAAATGGACATCAAAATAAACATCAAAATAAACATCAAAATAAACATCAAAATAAACATCAAACATTTTGTAACAATTCAAACAATCAATCCACAACCATTAATAATACTTCTCATTTCAAACATGAACAAATAATTGATGAACAAATAATCGATGAACAAATGGATGATATagaaaaattcttttttagtGACACAGATTAA